gatggggaaagtttagaaggatatgggccaaccgcCAGTAAATGGGACTAGTGGAGTCGCGACATCTTGGTCAATTTCGCATGTTGGGTTGAACAGCctgttttgcacgttctcctggatCATTCcatggaaacagagaaaataggtgcaggagtaggccactcgacccttcgagtcagcacctccattcaatatgatcatggctgattatcgggaatcagtaccctgtccctgcttcctgctgatatcccttgattccgttcgccccAAGAactatatttctctctctcttgaatacatccagtgaattgaactacagtgcattctgtggcagacaattccacagattcgcaattttttctttcctcatctcagtcctaaatgcacttttcttaaattgtgacctttggttctggactcccccaatttgCATCATagcaagatagaaacatagaaaataggtgcaaggcggaggctattcggcccttccagccggcaccgccattcaatgtgatcatggctggtcgtccACAATCAggatcctgtgcctgcctttcccccacatcccttgattccactagccccgagagctctatctaactcttttaaattcatccagtgaattggcctccagtgcctactgtggcagagaattccacagatacccaACTCTGTGATTGATTTTTTTCTCTCATCTCTGTCCAAAATGgccttttcttaaactgtgaccccctgtttctggactcaatGCCCCCAATTTCCAACGTGGAGAAATTTGCCAAACACCTCACGATGAGGCCGACACCCATCGCCTTACCCTAATTAATAATTTGTTGATCTTGCTTTAACTCTATGGGCGATTGATGGATTGGAATCTGATAGGGGACAAACAATTGTGTCACAGAAGGTCTTTGTTCCGACGTCTTCCACAATCAGCCAATCAGCGTCGAGCCCGATGGAACCTTCCGCGTCTGTATGCGACGTCAACAAAGGCCATTGTTCCCACTCACCAATCCGCGCGCGTTTGGCCAATGCCAACGTTCTATCCCGGGGCCCGTATAAATACCAGAGCGACGCCGAGCGTCACGGTATCTTGAACCACGCGAGCGGAGCAACATGGTGAGCGCGCGGGAGAATGCCCGCGGGCGCGCGTTTTCCCCCGAGCGAGGGATACCCGGGGGAGTGAAGGGATTCGTTGACTGGTGTCCGAGACTGGACACGGGAACGGGAGAGCACCCACGGGGAATGGGAACTCCGACGTAGCTGGAAGGAAGTGGCGCTGGGAGAGAAGGGTGCAGAAATCTAAGGCCTGGGATGCGGTGTCGGGGTTGGACGGAAAGCGAGCGGTTCATTCGGCGAAGGGGACCAGGAGTGTAAGTGAATTGCAGAGGTGGGAGGCAATGGTGGTCACATGGCGTGAGGGCCCGTGAGAGATCAGGCGCAAATGAGAATTGAACAAGTCATTGTGGTGATCAATAGGAATAATGGAAACCATGCAGCGCGCACCAGAAAATCGACTCCCTCCCACGCTAATATCTCACCGCCTGTTTTCCTCGCCACCAGCGCGAGTGTCTTTCAATCCACATCGGCCAGGCTGGCGTCCAGATCGGCAACGCTTGCTGGGAGCTGTATTGCCTGGAGCACGGGATCCAGCCGGATGGACAGATGCCCAGCGACAAGACCATCGGGGGCGGCGATGACTCCTTCAACACCTTCTTCAGCGAGACGGGGGCGGGCAAGCACGTCCCACGGGCTGTGTTCATCGACCTGGAACCTACGGTGATCGGTAAGGCCCCGGTGCTATTGAAAAGGCCGTGTGGAACAGATTGAAGTGAtcgcctattaaatctttcgttCTTTActcatttgcctccacagatgaggTGCGGACCGGCACCTACCGGCAGCTTTTTCACCCCGAGCAGCTCATCACCGGAAAGGAGGACGCGGCCAATAATTACGCCCGCGGCCACTGCTCCATCGGCAAGGAGATCGTGGACCTGGTCCTGGATCGCATCCGGAAGCTGGTAAGTTGCCAAGCAACAGGAAAGTGCGCTCTTCGACCTCAACGTATCCGGTTGCAACGCTCGTGCCTTGCGACCCATTCCCACGTTCTGCCCCGATTGTCTGCTCCGGGATTCCTACTGTCAGAGCTCGAGTTGTCTCGAGTTGACACAATCTCCCTCTGTGCCGGAAATAGGCGGCACCGTCGCTCCTCTTGGGATGATCCTTCCCGTAAAAGGCATCTCTAAAACTCAGTAGAAAATTAATGCTTTGCCCCTTCTCCGCCCTCAGGCCGATCTGTGCACCGGACTCCAGGGGTTCCTCATCTTCCACAGTTTCGGCGGCGGCACCGGCTCGGGATTCACCTCGCTCCTCATGGAGAGACTCTCCGTGGATTACGGCAAGAAATCCAAGCTAGAGTTTTCCGTCTACCCGGCGCCGCAGATCTCCACCGCCGTGGTCGAGCCCTATAACGCGGTGCTGGTCACCCACTGCACCCTGGAGCACTCCGACTGCGCCTTCATGATGGACAACGAGGCCATTTACGACGTGTGTCGGCGGAACCTGGATATTGAGCGCCCCACCTACACCAACCTCAATCGTCTTATGGCGCAGATCGTGTCGTCCATCACCGCCTCGCTACGCTTTGATGGTGCCCTCAACGTGGACCTGACTGAGTTTCAAACCAATCTGGTCCCCTACCCGCGCATCCACTTCCCGCTCGTCACGTACGCGCCCATTATTTCGGCCGAGAAGGCTTTCCACGAGGAACTGTCCGTTTCACAATTGACCAACTCTTGCTTCGAGCCGGCCAACCAGATGGTGAAGTGCGACCCACGCCAGGGCAAGTACATGGCGTGTTGCATGCTGTACCGCGGGGACGTGGTGCCCAAGGACGTCAACGCCGCCATCGCCACCATCAAGACCAAGCGCTCCATACAGTTCGTGGACTGGTGTCCGACCGGGTTCAAGGTAAgtctgactctgtgactaatTCCCATGTCTCAAAGCACACGTCATCAATCTCacaactccacccccaccctgtgcAAGGATGTCATTAGGTTTGAAAGAGATCAGAATAGATTCACTAGCATGACGCTTGGTCTCAGGGGCCGAGGTTATTGGGTGTAGTTAAATAGGGTGAGACCTTTTGATTGGAGCGCAGAAGTCAGAGGGGTTACCTCACTGACACCACGAGGGGGCATACAGTCATGAGAGGCCATTTAATGGGAACAACTAAGCAAATGACGTGACTATTGCTTTGCCAGTAGAAAGTCATAATGGCAATGCATGAAATGAACACTCGCAGTCTTCATGCCATTGTAAATGGCATCAATCCACAACCATAGGGCATGAGCTTGAGGTGGGACGGCAGACCTCTGTGACATGCATTTCACAAAGAGGGTATCCCGTACGCGAATAATGCAGCCAGAAGAACGTATGGACGCGGATTAATGCACCAatcttaaaatacatttgaatagaTATATGGCATGAAAAGGGTTCAGAGAGATATGTGGCAAGTGCAGGCAAATATGAATCGCACTATGTGGCAAATTGGTTGACGTGCACAAGTAGGCCCTATGGCCCGTTAGCATGGAATGCAGCTCTATAACTGAGACCAAAATGCTCTTACATCAGCTTTGAAGCGAACGAGAGGAAGTTGCGTTTTCTGTTCAGGAAAGACAAGATAGCAGTCAGGAAAGACAAGATAGCAGCCAATGATTATACCATTTTAGGACGCGTACTAAACTGATGGTCCATGGTTTTCCATTTTTACAAGAAGTGTTTATGATATTATTTCCCtctgctcctctccctctccccccccccccccgcccgcaccCCTATCCACCGCAGGTGGGCATCAACTACCAACCCCCGACGGTGGTGCCGGGGGGCGACCTGGCAAAGGTGCAACGCGCTGTCTGCATGCTGAGCAACACCACCGCCATCTCCATGGCCTGGACCCGCATGAACCTCAAGTTCGACAAGATGTACGCCAAGCGGGCCTTTGTCCACTGGTACGTGGGCGAGGGATTGGAGGAAGGGGAGTTCCAGGACGCGCGGGAGGACATGGCGTCACTGGAGAAGGACTACGAAGAGGTGGCCGTGGATTCCGCCGACCTCGAAagaaagggggaagaggaagaataAGTTTTATTAATTTATAAGTTCATAGTTTGTTTTATTTAATAACTTAACATGATATTTATGAAAATAAAGATATTTTAATGAACATGTTGATGATCTATTGTCGAACACGGGTTAAAGGCAAATTGCAACATTGTTCGGCAGGGACTGAGGAGAGTAGTTTGGGAGCAGGTAGCATTGGGTAACTTGGGAAAGTCCAAGGCAAAGGAACTCCATTAGCAGCATTGATGAAATGTGAGGTTGTCACGacctcagaacatcctcgagagggaaggtgaacagccggaagtagttgtgcacgtgggcacgatcgACGTTCGGAGGAAGAGGCAGGAGGTTTACATCGCGAATTTAAGGCGTTTGGAAATAGACTGGTGAGTAGGacatctagggtggttatctctggattgcttcccgtacctcgtgctggtgagggcaggtacagggagataggggatatgaatgtatggctgagacgctggtgcagggagcaggattTATATTTATATACCCTAGAggaaagacggtggaacaacaatggcaggtatttctgggaataataccgaaggtgcaggatcagttcattccaaagaggaagaaatattcGAAGGGGAGTAAGACGCAACcgttgctgacaagggaagtcaaggacagtataaaaataaaggagaaaaagTACAAAATCGACTCCCTCCCACTCTAACATCTCACCGCCTGTTTCCCCTCGCCACCTTCGCGTGTGTCTTTCAATCCACATCGGCCAGGCTGGCGCCCAGATCGGCAAcgctttttgtttttgttttaatttttatttatttatttatttgtttgtttttgtttgtttgttttcatgattatgtagggaaggggagggatggggtttactgttgttgttatatgcactgtaattaattaaattaaaaattaaaaaaataaacatgaaaaaaaaccctatgttttccctcttcacatacctaaagaagcttttactatcctcctttatattcttggctagcttaccttcgtaactcatcttttctccccggatTACCTTATTAGTTTtctcctgttgctctttaaaagagtcccaatcctttggctttcCGATCATCTTTGCTGTGTTGTACGTCTTCTCCTTTATTTACACTGATAATtcttcagttctgtccatactgtttctgcatctcctgattcgatgtcaccccttgcaagggacagaatataattccttaccaacagagcgacagtaccccctctgcccacacccGTCTGTCTTTTTTTCGATAGGTCGCACACCCCTGAATATTCATCTCCCAGCTCTGCTCCTTTTGCAGCTGTCTCTGTAAGTACCACAACATCATACGTGTTAATGTCTAACtgcgcctcaagctcatccactttattttttatacttcgcgctttAACCTCGGTATTCACCTCACCTCTCACACCGGAAAATATTAGCCCTGACCTTACCCTCATATCCGTTCGAGAATTTTCCTTCCCGTTAACTCGGgtgtcttttgcaacttttcgtgtaatcacttcccctttaactccatctttatattcccaatttgtcaaccccacccctccccccacacaatttagtcttcctgtttcctactatatcctatctttatcccgcccctctcctgacatcagtcggaagaagggtctcgacccgaaacgtcactcattccttctctccagagatgctgccagacccgctgagttactccagcattttgtgtttaccatatTTGAAGGTACTGCCGTTCGAAGAGCAGAATTTACGGGGGAGCATGCACAATATACAAAAATGCAGCCTATCCAAAGTCATATAAAGCTGCGAAACAAATTCCTGTCGCTTATACGCTGCGCCCCGACCAAGCATGTGCGGATATTAATAAAATAATACAACAGAGGTTAGTGTCCAATTAAGAATGGGACGAGCTAAACTTCTGCATTGACCAACCCAGCCGCGGAGAACTTTGTGGGTTGGGCTTAATCTATCATGTAATCTTCACaaatggaaacttgagcaaaaacaTTTAGCAGAAGACGGTGATTGTGGCGCAGAGTTAcagttgccagagacccgggttcaatcctgaccacggatcctgtccgtgcggagtttgtaagtactcgctgtgaccgcatgggtgttctcttggtgcaccggtttccacccacgctgcaaagacgtacagttaattTGATAATCGGTAGATTTTAAATTGTACCTACTGTGGAGGATAgcgctagtatacggggatcgctggtcggcgcggactcggtgggccgaaaggtctgtttcctttatatcGCTTTATATctgaagtctaaattctaaagaagGTAAAAACGAACAGTGAAAGATTTAATGCGAACGTTTTAATACGAACGGAGGGATTAGGTTATCACGAACAAGATTGTGGGCACGTgggacgaactgccagaggaaataatcgAGGTAGGTACAACAACAGCATTTAAATAAATCGAATACATCGACAAGATTTCAGCCATTAAATAAGAGGGATCAGATTGCAGGTTTAATTCACGAGTTCCTGTTGGTCGGTTGATGTGACGAGGAGTtgatcattggggggggggggggggggatcgccgCGAACCCTTTGTTGCGTCACTCGCGCTGAGAACCAATCGGCGTTCTCTTTGCCTTTGTCCGCTCGTTCCGCGCCAACGGTTGGTGCGCTGGCAGCCCATCACAACGCGACCCGGCTGAATGGAACGTTCCATCATGCGGGATGTAAAAGGGCGCGTTCGGCGGATGCGACACATTTTCTGGAGCTGCGAGACCAGAAGGAAGATCATGGTGGGTTCTCCCGGGGCTGGTCGGTGGGGTGTCCAGAGGACCCGGAACGAAGAACCTGTGTACAGAGGATTTCCGCGATGACCACGCAAATCCAGGCGCACACTGTGGAGTTAATGTTAGCACTCGGAGCCAATAACCGTACGAATAACACTTTCTTCTCTTCCCCCTTTCCTCCACCGCcccaccccctctttctctctctctctctccagcgtgAGTGCATCTCCATCCACATCGGACAGGCCGGAGTCCAGCTCGGCAATGCTTGCTGGGAGTTGTATTGCCTAGAGCACGGGATCCAGCCGGACGGACAGATGCCCAGCGACAAGACCATCGGTGGCGGCGACGACTCCTTCAACACCTTCTTCAGCGAGACGGGGGGGGGGCAAGCATGTCCCGCGGGCGGTGTTCTTAGATCTGAAGCCCACGATGATCGGTAAGCTGGTGGGGAGATAGTGTTGATATATTATGTCTGTCCCCCCCGCTACGAGCAGGGAGGGGCGTTTGCGGCGGTGGTTTGATCTCCGGTCTCTGCTCCCCACCACCCATAGACGAGGTGCGGACTGGTACGTACCGTCAGCTCTTCCACCCCGAGCAGCTCATCACCGGCAAGGAGGACGCGGCCAATAACTACGCCCGGGTCCACTGCTCGATCGTCAAGGAGATCGTGGACCTGGTGCTGGATCGCATCCGGAAACTggtaggttaatttagtttagtttcaagataaaacgcggaaacaggccctttcggcgcaccgggtccgcgtcgaccagtgatccccgcacattaacactatcctacacccactagggacatttttgttacatttaccaacccaattaccctacatacctgttggtctttggagtgtgggaagaaaccgaggaTGCCGgtgaacacccacgcaggtcacggggagaacgtacaaactccgtagagacagcactctgacagtcaggatcgaacccgggtctcatccCTTCTGTGGCATGGAAcgccacaaattgacaactctcttggtgaaaatgtttgttctcatctcagttttaaatggcctccctttcatTCTTggaatgtgacccctggttctggactccccaacattgggaaatttttccTGCAACAAGATTGTCCAGTCCTTGTATAATTTTAAACGTTCCTGCAAGTATTTACATACATCTAGACCTCTGCTTCATCAATGGTGTTTTGGTCACATAATCACAAAACCCAATCAGATTGGTGACACAAGACCAACCACCTACACAGACGTGTTGACTATCCCTGGTCAGCCTATGTCCATCTACATGCATTCCTAACCTGTCCCTTAGATACTTTGTTGCatctttccgaccacagatgttaaactaaacctacagatgttaggctccgtccacagatgctaggcacctccctcctcaccctcacaCCTTTCTCCCTTCCAATGCTCTCTGCTTTCTCTGCCCGCAGGCCAACCAGTGCACCGGACTCCAGGGGTTCCTCATCTTCCATAGTTTCGGCGGCGACACCGGCTCGGGCTTCACCTCCCTCCTCATGGAGAGACTCTCCGTGGACTACGGCAAGAAATCAAAGCTGGAGTTTTCCGTCTACCCGGCGCCGCAGATCTCCACCGCCGTGGTCGAGCCCTACAACGCGGTGCTGGTCACCCACTGCACCCTGGAGCACTCCAACTGCGCCTTCATGCTGGACAACGAGGCCATTAATGACATCTGCCGGCGGAACCTGGACATCGAGCGCCCCACCTACACGAACCTCAACCGCCTGCTGGGCCAAGTAGTGTCGTCCATCACCGCCTCGCTGCGGTTCGACGGCGCCCTCAACGTCGACCTGCTCGAGTTCCGACCAACCTGGTACACGACCCGCGCATCCACTTCCCGCTGGTGACCTACGCTCCCCTGATCTCGGCCGAGAAGGCATTCCACGAGCAACTCTCCTTGTCGGAGATCACCAACGCCTGCTTCGAGCCGGCCAACCAGATGCTCAAGTGCGACCCCCGGCAGGGCAAGTAGATGGCGCGCTGCATGCTGTACCGCGGTGACATCGTGCCCAAGGACGTCAACGCCGCCATCGCCACCATCAAGACCAAGCGCTCCATCCAGTTCGTGAACTGGTGCCCGACCGGTTCAAGGTATTTGGAGACTTTGCACCATTCCACGCAGCAGACGCTTGACACGCACCCGGGTCTCGCACTGGGCTGTGATGTCTACCACATTCAGTCCAGCCGGTCCACGATTGCGGAAACCAAACCGAGGGCCTGGGTTCTGAACATCCATCCAGGGAAGCATTGAGGGTTTCTGGGAGACTCCTGGCCAACCGGTCGCGCCGGCATCTGGATAACCAACAGCGCTCTCCCTAGGTTGAAAGTGCAAATCTTTACTTTAGTCAACGTCCactgtcattcggcccatcgtgtccatgctggCCCATTCTCTCCTGTCCTTGTAACGCTCGTTCAGTCCCTGATTTTCTTTGCATTATTCCGCCATGGGACCTGCCAATTACCATGCGCGCGCCCATTTGCGATGGGCGGGAGCGGGCACAGCAAGATAGCGGAACGTcggaggttgggatcgaacccggatccacAGCGCCCTGGAAGAGCTGCTTTCGTGCAACTCCAACGTAAGCGggaaccatttgctatttcttgaATTGCATTGGCCATTGCGCGGCTCCAGCTTCTTCCAATGGAAGAACCATACTGGCTCTCCCTCGGTAAAAGCAGCACCGATTTGTCTTTCACCACTCATCCTATGCAAGCTGCCTACTAATCCATCACCAACATGTTTGGGTCGCGTCTACTAACGTAACAAAGCAATCGAGGTCTGTTTCTATTAGCTGCGGCACTCTACCTCCATGGCAGATGCATCTCATCTTGAATGCGATCCTTTCTATGTGTCGGCAACCGCACTAAACGCTGTTCTTCTCCCCCGGCAGGTGGGCATCAACTACCAGCCCCCGACGGTGGTGCCGGGTGGCGACCTGGCCAAGGTGCATGCATGCTGAGCAACACCACCGCCGTCTCGATGGCCTGGACCCGCATGAACCTCAAGTTCGACAAGATGTACGCCAAGCGGGCCTTTGTCCACTAGTAcgtgggggaggggctggaggaAGGGGAGTTCCAGGACGCGCGGGAGGACATGGCATAGCTGGAGAAGGACTACGAGGAAGTGGGCATCGATTCGGCGGATCTGGACAAGAAGGGGGAAGTGGAAGAGTGAATGTATTATATGTCTTGTATGTCTAGAatgattcatttaatttggttaaTATTGTTGTGAATCTCATTTCCGAGATTAAACATATTTATGACTTAGTTTGGTATTGCGTCCTTCGTAGAAGCACAATTGCTTGATGTCTATAGGTTCAtaccgcggaaacagacccttcggcccaacttgtcaatgccgACCATACCCCCTCATCTATGCTCATCCTATTTGCCCAAGTTTGGCGCACATCACTCCATCCAATTCTTCGTCATGTAACTGCATAAATATAGTTTAAATGTTTCTGTGCCTGCCGCTGTTAGATCACCTCGTCCCATGTGCCCACAACCGCATGCGAGATGAATGTGCCTTCcgtttcctattaactctttcccctctcatcttgaacCTATCCCTCTCGTTTTCGATTCCTGTATTGATCGGAAGGTTTCTGTGCATTAACACTATGCATTAGCcctatgggcgcagcggtagagttgctgccttacagcgcttgcagcgcaggtgacacgggttcaatcccaactacggagctgtctgtacggagtttgtgcgttctccccgtgaccgcgtgggttttccccgagatcttcggtttcctcccacactccaaagacgtacaggtttgttggttaattggcttgggtttgtatactcggtataagtgtaaattgtccttagtttcTGTAGGcttgtgttgatgtgcagggatcgctggtcagcgcggagtcggtgggtcgaagagcttgtttccgcgctggatctctaaactaaaccaaaccaaaccaaactaaactaaactaaacgaagctaaactaaactgaactaaactaaactaaactaaactaaaataaaataaactgtctaTGCCGCTCATGATTTCATATCCCTCCACATTGAAACtactcatccttctgtgctccagtGATTTTGCAGGTTTTGCCTGCctgacctctccctatatctcaatcCCACGAGTCCTGGCATCGTAAATCATTGCATCTCATAAATCGTCACCCTGATGTATCTCAGGACGGGGATGGTTGGATGGCTGGGGTTTGGTCATTGGAGGAAGCAATCTGTTTCTTGAAAGAGCTCGGGGTACAAGGGTCGCAACGTtccagtcatagaaacattgaaacatagaaaataggtgcaggaggaggccattcggcccttcgagacagcaccgccattcattgtactcatggctgatcaaccacaatcaattacccgtgcctgacttctccccatgtcacttgattccactaacccctagagttctatctaactctctcttaaattcatcctgtgatttggcctccacaaattaacaactctctgggtgaaaaattattttctcacgtcagttttaaatggccttccctttagtCTTAGATTGtgccccctg
The nucleotide sequence above comes from Rhinoraja longicauda isolate Sanriku21f chromosome 39, sRhiLon1.1, whole genome shotgun sequence. Encoded proteins:
- the LOC144611252 gene encoding tubulin alpha chain-like, with amino-acid sequence MPSDKTIGGGDDSFNTFFSETGAGKHVPRAVFIDLEPTVIDEVRTGTYRQLFHPEQLITGKEDAANNYARGHCSIGKEIVDLVLDRIRKLADLCTGLQGFLIFHSFGGGTGSGFTSLLMERLSVDYGKKSKLEFSVYPAPQISTAVVEPYNAVLVTHCTLEHSDCAFMMDNEAIYDVCRRNLDIERPTYTNLNRLMAQIVSSITASLRFDGALNVDLTEFQTNLVPYPRIHFPLVTYAPIISAEKAFHEELSVSQLTNSCFEPANQMVKCDPRQGKYMACCMLYRGDVVPKDVNAAIATIKTKRSIQFVDWCPTGFKVGINYQPPTVVPGGDLAKVQRAVCMLSNTTAISMAWTRMNLKFDKMYAKRAFVHWYVGEGLEEGEFQDAREDMASLEKDYEEVAVDSADLERKGEEEE